One window of Vibrio sinaloensis genomic DNA carries:
- a CDS encoding putative PEP-binding protein: MSLNSSSSLHPALNLGQSLPYFDGPSGDNHLYVSLSELILEQIFYHPLYQQESNVLEEHELSAIAAIVGDQSIEAHFVQTLAEHIDAAILPQHKAIRISLSCADSDSFRSLLGGKCEQKEANPALGVRGVSRYAQPQFGPQFALECQVIKALQQRGHNVDVVVPFVRGLSDAAKIIDLLAEQGLPRGLNGLKVLYRVDVPSGALLSERLLHYFDGAVINLENLTQFTLGVDRFNEVLDYLFDPQSEAVLQLIEQTVAAASATNKPVLVTSSGLIDCPRLQEYFAEQVDVELVVTL, translated from the coding sequence ATGAGTTTAAACAGTTCGAGCAGTTTGCATCCAGCACTCAACTTAGGGCAGTCCTTGCCATATTTCGATGGCCCATCTGGTGACAACCATCTATACGTTTCTCTTTCTGAGTTGATTCTTGAACAGATTTTCTATCACCCTTTATATCAACAAGAGAGTAATGTGCTCGAAGAGCACGAGCTGTCTGCCATTGCAGCGATTGTCGGCGATCAAAGCATCGAAGCGCATTTCGTACAAACATTGGCTGAGCATATCGACGCTGCGATTTTACCTCAACACAAGGCTATTCGTATCAGTTTAAGCTGTGCCGATAGTGATAGTTTTCGTTCGCTACTTGGGGGCAAGTGCGAACAAAAGGAGGCCAACCCTGCGCTGGGAGTGCGTGGCGTTTCTCGTTATGCCCAGCCACAGTTCGGTCCGCAGTTTGCCTTAGAGTGTCAGGTGATTAAGGCGTTGCAACAGCGCGGTCATAATGTCGATGTCGTTGTGCCTTTCGTACGAGGCTTATCCGATGCAGCGAAAATCATTGACTTGCTGGCAGAGCAAGGCTTGCCTAGAGGGTTAAATGGGCTAAAAGTCCTATATCGAGTCGATGTGCCGTCAGGTGCATTATTGTCAGAACGCTTGCTGCACTATTTCGATGGGGCGGTGATTAACTTAGAGAACTTAACTCAGTTTACGTTGGGGGTTGATCGATTCAATGAGGTGCTTGACTATTTGTTTGATCCTCAAAGCGAAGCGGTATTGCAATTGATTGAACAGACCGTCGCTGCCGCCTCTGCCACTAACAAGCCTGTGCTTGTGACCAGTAGCGGACTTATTGATTGCCCTCGTTTGCAGGAATACTTTGCAGAGCAAGTTGACGTTGAATTGGTTGTGACGCTGTAA
- a CDS encoding 3-deoxy-7-phosphoheptulonate synthase has translation MPLKTDELRTQPLGPMPTPAELGQAHPITDEVAERIAQSRRQIERILTGEDQRLLVIVGPCSVHDTDAAIDYATRLASIQEQYKDQLFIVMRTYFEKPRTVVGWKGLITDPNLDGSYALEAGLNKARKLLLDINKLGLATATEFLDMITGQYIADLITWGAIGARTTESQIHREMASALSCPVGFKNGTNGNIKIAIDAIRASHASHYFYSPDKHGRMTVYRTSGNPYGHVILRGGDKGPNFDAQSVDAACKQLAEFGLPERLVVDFSHANCQKQHRKQLDVAKDICEQIKSGKNQVAGIMAESFILEGNQPMDDLNNLTYGQSITDPCLGWDDTAAMLEMLANAVKSRS, from the coding sequence ATGCCACTGAAAACCGATGAATTAAGAACCCAACCTTTGGGGCCCATGCCAACTCCGGCAGAACTAGGTCAAGCGCACCCTATTACCGATGAAGTCGCTGAGCGTATCGCACAATCTCGTCGTCAAATTGAACGCATTCTAACTGGCGAAGACCAACGCCTTCTCGTTATTGTTGGTCCTTGCTCAGTTCACGACACAGACGCAGCTATCGACTACGCAACACGTCTCGCTTCCATTCAAGAGCAATATAAAGATCAATTGTTCATTGTTATGCGCACTTACTTTGAAAAGCCGCGCACCGTGGTTGGCTGGAAAGGGCTTATCACCGACCCGAACCTCGATGGTTCATATGCACTTGAGGCGGGATTAAACAAAGCCCGTAAACTGTTGCTTGATATTAACAAGCTCGGCTTGGCGACGGCGACTGAGTTCCTCGATATGATTACCGGTCAATACATCGCGGATTTGATCACTTGGGGTGCCATCGGCGCACGCACCACTGAGTCACAAATACATCGCGAAATGGCTTCTGCCCTCTCGTGCCCAGTTGGTTTTAAGAACGGCACCAATGGCAATATCAAAATCGCCATCGATGCGATTCGAGCTTCTCATGCTTCTCACTATTTCTACTCGCCAGATAAGCACGGCCGAATGACCGTCTACCGTACTAGTGGTAACCCTTATGGTCATGTCATCTTGCGTGGCGGTGACAAAGGGCCAAACTTCGATGCTCAGTCAGTCGACGCAGCATGCAAGCAGTTAGCAGAGTTTGGTTTGCCTGAACGACTAGTGGTCGATTTCAGTCACGCCAACTGCCAAAAACAACACCGCAAGCAACTTGATGTCGCAAAAGATATTTGTGAGCAAATTAAATCGGGTAAAAACCAAGTCGCAGGCATCATGGCAGAAAGCTTTATCCTTGAAGGCAATCAACCGATGGATGACCTCAACAATCTCACTTATGGCCAGTCGATCACAGACCCTTGTTTAGGTTGGGATGATACCGCTGCCATGCTTGAAATGTTAGCGAACGCCGTTAAGTCACGCAGTTAA
- a CDS encoding YajQ family cyclic di-GMP-binding protein, with protein MPSFDIVSEIDTVELRNAVDNATRELSTRFDFRGVAASFEMQKDESVRMNAEGDFQLKQMRDILRGHLAKRGVDANAMEAKPEEATGKNWHQIVVFKQGIETPMAKKIVKLIKDKKMKVQASIQGEKVRVTGKKRDDLQAVIAVIREAELGQPFQFENFRD; from the coding sequence ATGCCATCATTCGATATTGTTTCAGAAATTGACACCGTTGAACTGCGCAATGCCGTGGATAACGCCACGCGCGAGCTGTCTACGCGTTTTGACTTTAGAGGTGTTGCCGCCTCTTTTGAAATGCAGAAAGATGAGTCTGTAAGAATGAACGCTGAGGGCGATTTCCAGCTCAAACAGATGCGTGATATCTTACGCGGCCACTTAGCGAAGCGCGGTGTTGACGCCAACGCAATGGAGGCCAAACCTGAAGAAGCAACGGGCAAAAACTGGCACCAAATCGTTGTATTTAAGCAAGGTATCGAAACACCTATGGCGAAGAAAATCGTCAAGCTTATCAAAGATAAGAAGATGAAAGTTCAAGCTTCAATCCAAGGTGAGAAGGTACGCGTAACAGGCAAAAAGCGTGATGATTTACAGGCTGTGATCGCCGTTATTCGCGAAGCGGAGTTAGGGCAACCTTTCCAGTTCGAAAACTTCCGCGACTAG
- a CDS encoding precorrin-2 dehydrogenase/sirohydrochlorin ferrochelatase family protein, whose translation MQYFPLFLDLKGKPVLVVGGGEVASRKVDSLIRAGAAVTIVSPKVEPYLEGLIEQNLCQWVQGFYSQELLKPDYVQVWATTDNPSLNHQVHHDAKRQGILVNVVDDQPYCDFITPSIINRGRIQLAISSGGAAPVLIRNVREKLESVLPQNLALQADFAASKRSDIKQKLPSVDTRRKFWERFFARTDVASALSHSELERAYQQTLESDVVDKGSVTWVEYGSDVELLTLKALRLMQEAELVLFDHKCPFAFIDLVRRDAERIEIANEAELATHLENGKSQQLRVVVFVAPEANVVSFMQTNDTVLRLGTE comes from the coding sequence ATGCAGTATTTTCCACTGTTTCTAGATTTAAAAGGTAAGCCAGTGTTGGTGGTCGGGGGCGGTGAGGTAGCCAGTCGCAAAGTCGATAGCCTTATTCGAGCAGGGGCTGCTGTCACCATTGTTTCGCCTAAGGTCGAGCCTTATCTTGAAGGTTTAATAGAGCAAAACTTATGTCAATGGGTTCAAGGCTTTTACTCGCAAGAGTTGCTTAAGCCTGATTACGTCCAAGTGTGGGCGACCACCGACAATCCAAGCCTCAACCACCAGGTTCACCATGATGCCAAGCGTCAAGGTATTCTGGTTAACGTGGTTGACGATCAGCCTTACTGTGACTTTATTACCCCCTCGATCATCAATAGAGGTCGTATTCAGTTGGCGATCTCAAGTGGGGGAGCTGCGCCAGTATTGATTCGCAATGTCAGGGAAAAACTGGAAAGCGTGCTGCCACAGAACCTTGCTCTTCAAGCGGACTTTGCAGCATCAAAGCGAAGCGATATTAAGCAGAAGCTTCCTTCCGTCGACACTCGACGCAAGTTCTGGGAGCGCTTTTTTGCTAGAACGGATGTAGCAAGTGCGCTGAGCCACAGCGAACTGGAACGTGCGTATCAACAAACACTAGAGAGCGATGTCGTAGACAAAGGAAGCGTGACTTGGGTTGAGTATGGAAGTGATGTGGAGCTGCTGACGCTAAAAGCGCTTCGCTTGATGCAAGAGGCGGAATTGGTATTGTTTGACCACAAGTGCCCATTTGCTTTTATTGACTTAGTGCGTCGAGATGCTGAGAGGATTGAAATAGCCAATGAGGCGGAGCTGGCGACGCATTTAGAGAATGGAAAGTCGCAGCAGCTGCGAGTCGTGGTCTTTGTGGCTCCAGAAGCCAATGTTGTCAGTTTTATGCAAACCAATGACACAGTGTTGCGTCTTGGCACAGAATGA
- a CDS encoding amino acid ABC transporter substrate-binding protein, with amino-acid sequence MAHKLTLLASVVAASTALMSTSAFAADSTLDKVTKQGFITCGVSTGLPGFSNPNSKGEWEGIDVEYCQALAAAVLGDKTKVKYVPLTAKERFTALQSGEIDVLSRNTTWTLHRDTALGLNFVGVNYYDGQGFMVKKDLGLKSAKELDGASVCVQSGTTTELNLADYFRNSGMSYKPVVFDTAAQTSKGFDAGRCDVLTTDQSGLYALRLNLADPASAQVLPEIISKEPLGPVVRQGDDQWFNIAKWTLSAMVNAEEYGITSANADEMLKSTDPNIKRILGVDGPKGKGLGIRDDWGYQVIKQVGNYGESFERTVGEGSPLQISRGVNALWNAGGFMYAPPIR; translated from the coding sequence ATGGCACATAAACTAACACTTCTTGCTTCAGTGGTAGCTGCTTCTACTGCACTGATGTCTACAAGCGCTTTTGCAGCTGATAGCACGCTGGATAAAGTAACTAAACAAGGATTTATTACTTGTGGTGTAAGTACTGGCTTGCCAGGCTTTTCTAACCCTAACTCAAAAGGTGAATGGGAAGGTATCGACGTAGAGTACTGTCAAGCACTAGCCGCAGCTGTTCTAGGTGACAAAACGAAAGTTAAATATGTTCCACTAACAGCAAAAGAGCGTTTCACTGCACTTCAATCTGGTGAGATCGACGTTCTTTCTCGTAACACAACATGGACACTGCACCGCGATACAGCGCTGGGTCTAAACTTTGTTGGCGTAAACTACTACGACGGTCAAGGCTTCATGGTTAAGAAAGACCTTGGTCTTAAGAGCGCTAAAGAGCTAGACGGTGCATCAGTGTGTGTTCAGTCTGGTACAACAACAGAGCTTAACCTAGCAGACTACTTCCGTAATAGCGGCATGTCATACAAGCCAGTAGTATTTGATACTGCAGCACAAACATCTAAAGGCTTCGACGCAGGTCGTTGTGACGTGCTAACCACTGACCAATCGGGTCTGTACGCACTTCGCCTAAACTTGGCAGATCCAGCGTCTGCGCAAGTACTGCCTGAGATTATCTCTAAAGAGCCTCTAGGCCCTGTAGTGCGTCAAGGCGACGACCAGTGGTTTAACATCGCTAAGTGGACTCTATCTGCAATGGTTAACGCAGAAGAGTACGGCATCACTTCAGCTAACGCAGACGAAATGCTTAAGTCAACCGATCCAAACATCAAGCGTATCCTTGGTGTAGACGGTCCTAAAGGTAAAGGCCTAGGCATTCGTGACGACTGGGGCTACCAAGTTATCAAGCAAGTGGGTAACTACGGTGAAAGCTTCGAGCGTACTGTTGGTGAAGGTTCTCCACTACAGATCTCTCGTGGTGTGAACGCACTATGGAACGCTGGCGGCTTTATGTACGCTCCACCAATCCGTTAA